One genomic segment of Paenibacillus xylanexedens includes these proteins:
- a CDS encoding MarR family winged helix-turn-helix transcriptional regulator: MTGIDPVAQKLLYSIMQFNKGKWRQHKPHGRNHNEIMVLGCLLHGMHPGEQLNWQDNPPDFNDTIESNHPGMKVSEISALLRVKSPTITPVIRGLEDEGLVKRTMDPEDRRAVRITITEAGREIIRAAHQERMEIFNKLVEHLGEQDSTQLAELLTKVYTFFDTLTSLQKDDSTRGDDTP; encoded by the coding sequence ATGACTGGTATAGATCCGGTCGCTCAGAAGCTTTTGTACTCCATTATGCAGTTTAATAAAGGCAAATGGAGGCAACATAAACCTCATGGGCGCAATCATAACGAAATTATGGTGCTGGGTTGTTTACTCCACGGGATGCATCCGGGAGAACAATTGAACTGGCAGGACAATCCGCCTGATTTCAATGACACGATCGAATCCAATCATCCCGGGATGAAAGTCTCGGAAATCAGCGCATTGCTACGAGTGAAGTCACCGACCATTACACCTGTTATTCGTGGCCTTGAAGATGAGGGACTGGTCAAACGGACGATGGACCCGGAGGATCGCCGTGCGGTCCGAATCACGATTACTGAAGCAGGTCGTGAAATTATTCGGGCTGCTCACCAAGAGCGCATGGAAATATTCAATAAGTTAGTTGAGCATTTGGGTGAGCAAGACAGTACTCAGCTGGCTGAGTTGTTGACAAAGGTATACACCTTTTTTGATACATTAACTTCCTTACAAAAGGATGATTCGACAAGAGGAGATGATACGCCATGA
- the uxaC gene encoding glucuronate isomerase, translating into MKSFLDEQFLLHNETAIKLYEDYAKDMPIIDYHCHLSPQEIYENKTFGNLTEAWLYGDHYKWRLMRANGIEEQYVTGGEGVTDYDRFLAYAKTVPMMIGNPLYAWSHLELQRYFGVYEVLNETSAPAIWEKVNAKLNSDGFGARDLITKSNVTVVCTTDDPTDSLEYHLKIQEIEGFDTAVLPSFRPDKGLELNRDTFVEWVGKLSQASGTAISDYESFLAALESRVEFFHSVGGRVSDHALDYVPYGVATREEAGAIFAKALAGHKVTREEEDKYKTVTLTFLGKLYAERGWVMQFHINAARNNNTRMFAKLGPDTGYDAVNDTPLSAAMIGLLDALEQQQALPKTILYSLNPRDNEVLAAIIGSFQGGGIPGKIQLGAAWWFNDTKDGMLAQMKALANVGLLSRFVGMLTDSRSFLSYTRHEYFRRLVCNLIGEWADQGEAPQDMELLGQIVQGIAYNNAKEYFPFASVPKAVSASQS; encoded by the coding sequence TTGATTATCATTGCCACCTCAGTCCTCAGGAGATCTACGAGAACAAAACCTTTGGCAATCTTACAGAGGCTTGGTTATACGGTGATCACTATAAGTGGCGGCTCATGCGCGCAAACGGAATTGAAGAGCAATATGTGACCGGCGGCGAAGGAGTGACCGATTACGATCGTTTCCTGGCTTACGCCAAAACGGTCCCTATGATGATCGGTAATCCGCTGTACGCCTGGTCTCATCTGGAATTACAGCGATATTTCGGCGTCTACGAAGTACTGAATGAGACAAGCGCACCAGCCATTTGGGAAAAAGTAAATGCCAAACTTAACAGTGACGGATTCGGTGCACGTGATCTAATTACCAAATCTAATGTTACTGTTGTGTGCACAACCGATGATCCAACGGATTCTCTGGAGTATCATCTGAAGATTCAGGAAATCGAAGGTTTTGATACGGCGGTATTACCTTCTTTCCGCCCGGATAAAGGCTTGGAATTGAACCGGGATACCTTCGTGGAATGGGTGGGCAAGCTGTCGCAGGCATCTGGCACCGCCATTTCAGATTATGAATCCTTCCTTGCTGCGCTGGAGTCACGTGTGGAATTCTTCCATTCTGTCGGCGGCAGAGTCTCTGACCATGCACTCGATTATGTCCCTTACGGCGTGGCTACACGCGAAGAAGCGGGTGCCATTTTTGCCAAGGCACTTGCGGGCCACAAGGTAACTCGTGAGGAAGAGGACAAGTACAAGACAGTGACGCTGACATTCCTTGGCAAACTGTATGCAGAGCGGGGCTGGGTGATGCAGTTCCACATTAATGCAGCCCGTAACAACAATACACGGATGTTTGCCAAGCTTGGGCCGGATACCGGATACGATGCAGTCAATGATACGCCGCTTTCCGCAGCGATGATTGGATTGCTCGATGCGTTGGAGCAGCAACAAGCACTGCCCAAAACAATTCTGTATTCTCTGAATCCAAGGGACAACGAAGTGCTCGCGGCGATCATTGGCAGCTTCCAGGGCGGGGGTATTCCGGGCAAAATCCAGCTTGGTGCCGCCTGGTGGTTCAATGATACAAAGGACGGCATGCTTGCTCAGATGAAGGCACTGGCGAATGTTGGTCTGCTCAGCCGATTTGTCGGCATGCTGACCGATTCACGCAGCTTCCTGTCCTACACCCGGCATGAGTATTTCCGTCGTCTGGTCTGCAATCTCATCGGTGAATGGGCCGATCAAGGGGAGGCACCGCAGGATATGGAGTTGCTCGGTCAGATCGTACAAGGCATTGCCTACAACAATGCAAAAGAATATTTCCCGTTTGCCTCAGTGCCTAAAGCGGTCTCTGCTTCACAGTCTTAA